A single window of Streptomyces griseoviridis DNA harbors:
- a CDS encoding complex I subunit 1/NuoH family protein yields MNDALDVALRLLIVFVVFLTFPLIVGQTEHKVMAHMQGRLGPMYAGGFHGWAQLVADGVKFAQKEDIVPAGADRRVFQLAPAVALLPYLLVILVIPVGPGEGAVGEVVDAGVFFVLAVMGVGVLGSLMAGWASANKFSLLGGLRTAAQLLAYELPMLLTAASVAMAAGTVSLPGILDAFEWWWLPWQIVGAIVFFVAGLAELQRPPFDMPIADSEIIFGAYTEYTGLRFALFLLAEYAGIVVLCGLTTVLFLGGWHGPFGADGLGWVWTLLKTAVLAFVVIWLRVTYPRLREDQLQKLSWTLLVPLSLAQIALTGIVKVVIS; encoded by the coding sequence GTGAACGACGCTCTCGACGTCGCCCTGCGACTCCTGATCGTCTTCGTCGTCTTCCTCACCTTCCCCCTGATCGTCGGCCAGACCGAGCACAAGGTCATGGCCCACATGCAGGGCCGCCTGGGTCCGATGTACGCCGGTGGCTTCCACGGCTGGGCCCAACTGGTCGCTGACGGCGTCAAGTTCGCGCAGAAGGAAGACATCGTCCCGGCCGGCGCCGACCGCCGCGTCTTCCAACTCGCCCCCGCCGTCGCCCTCCTCCCCTATCTGCTCGTCATCCTGGTGATCCCCGTCGGTCCCGGCGAGGGAGCCGTCGGCGAGGTGGTGGACGCGGGTGTCTTCTTCGTCCTCGCCGTGATGGGAGTCGGCGTCCTCGGCTCCCTGATGGCCGGCTGGGCCTCCGCCAACAAGTTCTCCCTCCTGGGCGGTCTGCGCACCGCCGCCCAACTCCTCGCCTACGAACTCCCGATGCTGCTCACCGCCGCGTCGGTCGCCATGGCCGCCGGGACCGTCTCCCTCCCCGGCATCCTCGACGCCTTCGAGTGGTGGTGGCTGCCCTGGCAGATCGTCGGCGCGATCGTCTTCTTCGTCGCCGGCCTCGCCGAACTCCAGCGCCCGCCCTTCGACATGCCCATCGCCGACTCGGAGATCATCTTCGGCGCCTACACCGAGTACACCGGCCTGCGCTTCGCCCTGTTCCTCCTCGCCGAGTACGCCGGGATCGTCGTCCTGTGCGGCCTGACCACCGTCCTCTTCCTGGGCGGCTGGCACGGCCCGTTCGGCGCCGACGGCCTCGGCTGGGTGTGGACCCTGCTGAAGACGGCCGTCCTCGCCTTCGTCGTGATCTGGCTCCGCGTGACCTACCCCCGGCTGCGCGAGGACCAGTTGCAGAAGCTCTCCTGGACCCTCCTCGTCCCCCTCTCCCTCGCTCAGATCGCCCTCACCGGCATCGTCAAGGTGGTGATCTCCTGA
- a CDS encoding 2-oxoacid:acceptor oxidoreductase subunit alpha, with product MTSQASRTAEQADEPLLSEQRDPAGTKDVRRLDRVIIRFAGDSGDGMQLTGDRFTSETASFGNDLSTLPNFPAEIRAPAGTLPGVSSFQLHFADHDILTPGDAPDVLVAMNPAALKANIADLPRGAEIIVDTDEFTKRAVAKVGYAASPLEDGSLEGYRLHQVPLTTLTVEALTGFDLSRKEAERSKNMFALGLLSWMYHRPTEGTERFLRAKFAKRPEIAEANLAAFRAGWNFGETTEDFAVSYEVAPATTAFPAGVYRNISGNLALSYGLVAASRQAGLPLFLGSYPITPASDILHELSRHKNFGVRTFQAEDEIAGVGAALGAAFGGALGVTTTSGPGVALKSETIGLAVSMELPLLVVDIQRGGPSTGLPTKTEQADLLQAMFGRNGEAPVPVIAPRTPADCFDAALEAARIALAYRTPVFLLSDGYLANGSEPWRIPDVAELPDLRVAFARERNHTLEDGSEVFWPYKRDPRTLARPWAVPGTPGLEHRIGGIEKQDGSGEISYAPANHAFMVRTRQAKIDGIEVADLTVDDPHRARTLVLGWGSTYGPITAAVRRLRTAGEAIAQAHLRHLNPFPANLGSVLARYERVVIPEMNLGQLATLVRAKYLVDARSYHQVNGMPFKAEQLATALKEAIDG from the coding sequence GTGACCAGCCAGGCCAGCAGGACAGCGGAACAGGCCGACGAACCCCTACTTTCAGAGCAGCGCGATCCGGCGGGCACGAAGGACGTCCGCAGGCTGGACCGGGTGATCATCCGGTTCGCTGGTGACTCTGGTGACGGCATGCAGCTCACCGGTGACCGGTTCACGTCGGAGACGGCGTCGTTCGGGAACGATCTGTCGACGTTGCCGAATTTCCCGGCGGAGATCCGGGCTCCCGCGGGGACGCTGCCGGGGGTGTCGTCCTTCCAGCTGCATTTCGCGGATCACGACATCCTGACCCCGGGGGACGCGCCGGATGTGCTGGTGGCGATGAATCCGGCGGCGTTGAAGGCGAACATCGCTGATCTGCCGCGGGGCGCGGAGATCATCGTGGACACGGACGAGTTCACGAAGCGGGCGGTGGCGAAGGTCGGGTACGCGGCGTCGCCGCTGGAGGACGGTTCGCTGGAGGGGTACCGGCTGCACCAGGTGCCGTTGACGACGTTGACGGTGGAGGCGCTGACCGGGTTCGACCTCAGCCGCAAGGAGGCCGAGCGGAGCAAGAACATGTTCGCGCTGGGGCTGCTGAGCTGGATGTACCACCGGCCGACGGAGGGTACGGAGCGGTTCCTGAGAGCGAAGTTCGCGAAGCGGCCGGAGATCGCGGAGGCGAACCTCGCGGCGTTCCGGGCGGGCTGGAACTTCGGGGAGACGACGGAGGATTTCGCGGTCTCCTACGAGGTCGCCCCGGCGACGACGGCGTTCCCCGCGGGGGTGTACCGGAACATCTCGGGGAATCTGGCCCTGTCGTACGGGCTCGTCGCGGCGTCCCGGCAGGCGGGGCTGCCGCTCTTCCTTGGCTCGTATCCGATCACCCCGGCGTCGGACATCCTGCACGAGCTGAGCCGGCACAAGAACTTCGGGGTCAGGACGTTCCAGGCGGAGGACGAGATCGCGGGGGTGGGTGCGGCGCTGGGGGCGGCGTTCGGGGGTGCGCTCGGGGTGACGACGACGTCGGGTCCCGGGGTGGCGCTGAAGTCGGAGACGATCGGTCTCGCGGTGTCGATGGAGCTGCCGCTGCTGGTGGTGGACATCCAGCGCGGGGGGCCATCGACGGGGCTGCCGACCAAGACGGAGCAGGCCGATCTGCTCCAGGCGATGTTCGGGCGCAACGGTGAGGCGCCGGTGCCGGTGATCGCGCCGCGGACCCCGGCGGACTGCTTCGACGCGGCGTTGGAGGCGGCGCGGATCGCGCTGGCCTACCGGACCCCGGTCTTCCTGCTCTCCGACGGCTACCTCGCCAACGGCTCGGAGCCGTGGCGGATCCCGGACGTGGCAGAGCTGCCGGATCTGCGGGTGGCGTTCGCGCGGGAGCGCAACCACACCCTCGAGGACGGCAGCGAGGTGTTCTGGCCCTACAAACGCGACCCGCGCACCCTGGCCAGGCCGTGGGCGGTGCCGGGCACCCCCGGACTCGAACACCGGATCGGCGGGATCGAGAAGCAGGACGGCAGCGGGGAGATCTCCTACGCGCCCGCCAACCACGCGTTCATGGTCCGCACCCGGCAGGCGAAGATCGACGGGATCGAGGTCGCCGACCTCACCGTCGACGATCCGCACCGGGCCAGGACCCTGGTCCTGGGCTGGGGCTCCACCTACGGCCCGATCACCGCGGCCGTCAGACGGCTGCGCACCGCGGGCGAGGCCATCGCGCAGGCCCATCTGCGCCACCTCAACCCCTTCCCCGCCAACCTCGGCAGCGTCCTGGCGCGGTACGAGCGGGTGGTGATCCCGGAGATGAACCTCGGACAGCTCGCCACCCTCGTGCGCGCGAAGTACCTCGTCGACGCCCGCTCCTACCACCAGGTCAACGGCATGCCGTTCAAGGCCGAGCAGCTCGCCACGGCACTGAAGGAGGCCATCGATGGCTGA
- a CDS encoding NADH-quinone oxidoreductase subunit J family protein, giving the protein MNLAADSPGFLSPTGVEIAFLLVGLVTLGAAVVTVTTRQLVHAALWLVVALGGLAVEYLLLTAEFIAWVQVLIYVGSVVVLLLFGLMLTRAPIGRSPDADSGNRWAALAVAVAAAAALVWVVVDAFRTTWIDLDGPAAGSTEATGASLFQNWVLPFEALSVLLLAALVGAIVLSRKATTDPSPPPVNSRGAEAGSRPVPDNPKEFTGPDGLRGTGPDRPRGTGPDDATGTGPDDATGTGADAPRGTGPHDMKKPAEREGGTR; this is encoded by the coding sequence GTGAACCTCGCCGCCGACAGCCCCGGCTTCCTCTCCCCGACCGGCGTCGAGATCGCCTTCCTCCTCGTCGGCCTGGTCACCCTCGGAGCCGCCGTCGTCACCGTCACCACCCGGCAGCTCGTGCACGCCGCGCTGTGGCTGGTGGTCGCCCTCGGCGGACTCGCTGTCGAGTACCTGCTGCTCACCGCCGAGTTCATCGCCTGGGTGCAGGTCCTCATCTATGTCGGATCCGTGGTCGTCCTCCTTCTGTTCGGTCTGATGCTCACGCGGGCCCCCATCGGCCGCTCCCCGGACGCGGACTCCGGCAACCGCTGGGCCGCCCTGGCGGTGGCAGTCGCCGCGGCCGCCGCGCTGGTCTGGGTGGTCGTCGACGCCTTCCGCACCACCTGGATCGACCTCGACGGCCCGGCGGCCGGCTCCACCGAGGCCACCGGAGCGAGCCTGTTCCAGAACTGGGTCCTGCCCTTCGAGGCCCTCTCCGTCCTTCTCCTCGCCGCACTGGTCGGCGCGATCGTCCTGTCCCGCAAGGCGACGACGGATCCGAGCCCTCCCCCTGTGAACTCCCGCGGTGCCGAAGCCGGTTCCCGGCCCGTCCCGGATAACCCGAAAGAGTTCACCGGACCCGACGGCCTGCGCGGAACCGGGCCGGACCGTCCAAGGGGAACCGGTCCGGACGACGCGACTGGAACCGGTCCGGACGACGCGACTGGAACCGGAGCCGACGCCCCGCGCGGAACCGGGCCGCACGACATGAAGAAGCCGGCCGAGCGGGAAGGCGGCACCCGCTGA
- a CDS encoding 2-oxoacid:ferredoxin oxidoreductase subunit beta has product MADTPVTAHPGTAEALSLVPKAAARQSMKDFKSDQEVRWCPGCGDYAILAAVQGFLPELGLARENIVFVSGIGCSSRFPYYMNTYGMHSIHGRAPAIATGLAASRRDLSVWVVTGDGDALSIGGNHLIHALRRNVNLKILLFNNRIYGLTKGQYSPTSEIGKITKSTPMGSLDAPFNPLSLAIGAEASFVARTVDSDRRHLTSVLRQAAAHQGTALIEIYQNCNIFNDGAFDVVKDRDRAEEAVIRLEHGQPVRFGRDQHKGVVRDPATGDLAVVDVTPDNEDRLLVHDAHAASPTTAFALTRLADPDTLHHTPIGVLRSVRRPVYDSQMSDQLDTAVHRQGEGDLATLLTGNDTWTVTD; this is encoded by the coding sequence ATGGCTGACACGCCCGTCACCGCGCACCCTGGCACGGCCGAGGCGCTCTCCCTGGTGCCGAAAGCCGCCGCACGCCAGTCCATGAAGGACTTCAAGTCGGACCAGGAGGTGCGCTGGTGCCCGGGATGCGGGGACTACGCGATCCTCGCCGCGGTCCAGGGCTTCCTGCCCGAACTGGGCCTGGCCCGCGAGAACATCGTCTTCGTCTCCGGGATCGGCTGCTCCTCCCGCTTCCCGTACTACATGAACACCTACGGGATGCACTCCATCCACGGCCGCGCCCCCGCCATCGCGACCGGCCTCGCCGCCTCCCGCCGCGACCTGAGCGTCTGGGTCGTCACCGGCGACGGCGACGCCCTCTCCATCGGCGGCAACCACCTGATCCACGCCCTGCGCCGCAACGTCAACCTGAAGATCCTCCTCTTCAACAACCGGATCTACGGGCTGACCAAGGGCCAGTACTCACCGACCTCCGAGATCGGCAAGATCACCAAGTCGACGCCGATGGGGTCCCTCGACGCCCCCTTCAACCCGCTCTCCCTGGCGATCGGCGCCGAGGCCTCCTTCGTCGCCCGCACCGTCGACTCCGACCGCAGACACCTCACCTCGGTGCTGCGCCAGGCCGCCGCCCACCAGGGCACCGCGCTCATCGAGATCTACCAGAACTGCAACATCTTCAACGACGGCGCCTTCGACGTCGTCAAGGACCGCGACCGCGCCGAGGAAGCCGTCATCCGCCTCGAACACGGACAGCCGGTCCGCTTCGGCCGCGACCAGCACAAGGGCGTGGTCCGCGATCCCGCAACCGGCGACCTCGCCGTCGTCGACGTCACCCCCGACAACGAGGACCGCCTCCTCGTCCACGACGCCCACGCCGCCTCCCCCACCACGGCCTTCGCCCTCACCCGGCTCGCCGACCCCGACACCCTCCACCACACCCCCATCGGCGTCCTGCGCTCCGTCCGACGCCCCGTCTACGACAGCCAGATGAGCGACCAGCTCGACACCGCCGTCCACCGCCAGGGCGAAGGCGACCTCGCCACCCTCCTGACCGGCAACGACACCTGGACCGTCACCGACTGA
- a CDS encoding NADH-quinone oxidoreductase subunit A, translating to MREPTVIAADYFQSYSVVGLLAVVGVLFVAVAFGAGRLLRPVVPTPEKLMTYECGVDPVGEGWAHTQVRYYVYAFLYVIFAVDSIFLFPWATVFAAPGYGAATLVEMFVFLGFLAVGLLYAYKKGVLAWT from the coding sequence GTGCGGGAACCGACCGTCATCGCGGCGGACTACTTCCAGTCGTACTCGGTCGTCGGACTGCTCGCCGTCGTCGGCGTGCTGTTCGTCGCCGTCGCCTTCGGCGCGGGACGGCTGCTGCGGCCGGTGGTCCCCACCCCCGAGAAGCTCATGACGTACGAGTGCGGCGTCGACCCCGTCGGCGAGGGCTGGGCCCACACCCAGGTCCGCTACTACGTCTACGCGTTCCTCTACGTCATCTTCGCCGTCGACTCGATCTTCCTCTTCCCCTGGGCGACGGTCTTCGCCGCCCCCGGATACGGCGCCGCGACCCTCGTCGAGATGTTCGTCTTCCTCGGCTTCCTGGCCGTGGGCCTGCTGTACGCATACAAGAAGGGCGTCCTGGCATGGACGTGA
- a CDS encoding response regulator transcription factor yields the protein MRVVIAEDSVLLREGLTRLLTDRGHDVVAGVGDGDALVKTIIGLDGQGELPDVVVADVRMPPTHTDEGVRAAVRLRKAYPGLGVLVLSQYVEERYATELLAGSSRGVGYLLKDRVADVREFVDAVVRVAEGGTALDPEVVAQLLGRSRKQDVLAGLTPREREVLGLMAEGRTNSAIARQLVVSDGAVEKHVSNIFLKLGLSPSDGDHRRVLAVLTYINT from the coding sequence GTGCGGGTGGTCATCGCCGAGGATTCGGTGCTGCTCAGGGAGGGGTTGACCCGGTTGCTGACCGACCGGGGGCATGACGTGGTCGCGGGCGTCGGTGACGGGGACGCGCTGGTCAAGACGATCATCGGGCTCGACGGGCAGGGCGAACTGCCCGATGTCGTGGTCGCCGACGTGCGGATGCCGCCGACCCACACGGACGAGGGCGTCCGGGCGGCCGTGCGGCTGCGCAAGGCGTATCCGGGGCTCGGGGTGCTGGTGCTCTCGCAGTACGTCGAGGAGCGGTACGCCACCGAACTCCTGGCTGGTTCCAGTCGGGGCGTGGGCTATCTCCTCAAGGACCGGGTGGCCGACGTACGGGAGTTCGTGGACGCGGTGGTGCGGGTGGCCGAGGGCGGTACCGCGCTCGACCCGGAGGTCGTGGCGCAGTTGCTCGGGCGCAGCCGCAAGCAGGACGTGCTGGCCGGTCTGACGCCCCGGGAGCGCGAGGTGCTGGGGCTGATGGCCGAGGGGCGCACCAACTCCGCGATCGCCCGGCAGCTGGTGGTGAGCGACGGTGCCGTCGAGAAGCACGTCAGCAACATCTTCCTGAAGCTGGGGCTCTCCCCCAGCGACGGTGACCATCGGCGGGTGCTCGCGGTGCTCACCTACATCAACACCTGA
- a CDS encoding sensor histidine kinase, which yields MASEYGHDDGFRHGYGYGYGDGDGSLRGYGRGGERGHRVPAGLRAPFEGRAWREFGYVLLGLPIGIVLFTYAVTMVSLGLGLLVTFVGIPVLALTLAGCRGFGALERARARGLLGLDVAAPEPLRIKGDGVMAWVGAVLKSGTSWRTLLYALLQFPWSVFSFCVALPFWTCGWTLLTYPLWSWVFPMYGGQGGLQLYGDEHHRVYLDNPFEIGVTALVGLLITLATPWIVRALTQVDRLMVHGLLGPTRLSARVVELESDRGVVVDTAAADLRRIERDLHDGAQARLVSLAMDLGLAKEKLAEDPRAAARMVDEAHGEVKTALQELRDLARGIHPAVLTDRGLDAALSSVATRCAVPVQVEVDLTERPAPAIEGIAYFTVSELLQNVSKHARATWATVDVWRVEDRLMVQVMDNGVGGADAAGGSGLSGLAGRVDAVDGILVVDSPVGGPTRVTAELPWRGARALR from the coding sequence ATGGCCTCGGAGTACGGGCACGACGACGGGTTCAGGCACGGGTACGGGTACGGGTACGGGGACGGCGACGGGTCGCTGCGCGGGTACGGGCGGGGCGGGGAGCGCGGGCACCGGGTGCCGGCCGGGCTGCGGGCGCCGTTCGAGGGGCGCGCCTGGCGGGAGTTCGGGTACGTGCTGCTCGGTCTGCCGATCGGGATCGTGCTGTTCACGTACGCGGTCACGATGGTGTCGCTGGGGCTCGGCCTGCTGGTGACGTTCGTGGGAATCCCGGTGCTGGCGCTGACGCTCGCGGGCTGCCGCGGTTTCGGCGCGCTGGAGCGGGCGCGGGCGCGCGGGCTGCTCGGCCTCGACGTGGCCGCCCCCGAGCCGCTGCGGATCAAGGGCGACGGCGTGATGGCCTGGGTGGGGGCGGTGCTCAAGAGCGGCACCTCGTGGCGGACGCTGCTGTACGCGCTGCTTCAGTTCCCGTGGTCGGTGTTCTCGTTCTGCGTCGCGCTGCCGTTCTGGACGTGCGGCTGGACGCTGCTGACGTATCCGCTGTGGTCCTGGGTCTTCCCGATGTACGGGGGTCAGGGCGGCCTCCAGCTGTACGGCGACGAGCACCACCGGGTCTACCTCGACAACCCGTTCGAGATCGGGGTGACGGCGCTGGTCGGACTGTTGATCACGTTGGCGACGCCGTGGATCGTGCGGGCGCTGACGCAGGTGGACCGGCTGATGGTGCACGGGCTGCTCGGCCCGACGCGGCTGTCGGCGCGGGTGGTGGAGCTGGAGTCGGACCGCGGGGTGGTGGTGGACACGGCCGCCGCCGACCTGCGGCGCATCGAGCGGGATCTGCACGACGGGGCGCAGGCCAGGCTCGTCAGCCTGGCGATGGACCTGGGGCTGGCCAAGGAGAAGCTGGCGGAGGACCCGCGGGCCGCGGCGCGGATGGTGGACGAGGCGCACGGCGAGGTGAAGACGGCGTTGCAGGAGCTGCGGGATCTGGCGCGCGGCATCCATCCGGCCGTGCTGACCGACCGGGGGCTCGACGCGGCGCTCTCGTCGGTGGCCACGCGGTGCGCGGTGCCGGTGCAGGTGGAGGTCGACCTCACGGAGCGTCCCGCGCCCGCGATCGAGGGGATCGCCTACTTCACCGTCTCGGAGCTGCTCCAGAACGTCAGCAAGCACGCGCGGGCCACGTGGGCGACCGTCGACGTGTGGCGGGTCGAGGACCGGCTGATGGTGCAGGTGATGGACAACGGGGTGGGCGGGGCGGACGCGGCCGGCGGTTCCGGGCTGAGCGGACTGGCCGGGCGGGTGGACGCGGTGGACGGGATCCTGGTGGTCGACTCGCCGGTGGGCGGCCCGACCCGGGTGACGGCGGAGCTGCCGTGGCGGGGAGCACGGGCCCTGCGGTGA
- a CDS encoding sensor histidine kinase, whose amino-acid sequence MTERLFSDDGDGDRLPPPRFAYDRATWKEIAHLLANLPVSLVGFVYVVTVLLTGGVLALTVIGFPMLAGGLLGARQLGRLERARARKLLGVRIEEPSPLPRRSGFMPWLWMTLKDPVGWRTVLYEFIRLPWGVLTFTVTLISLFVLWPVLPFLARGLTSADRAMVRALLSPSDELERRIAELESDRGVVVDTAAADLRRIERDLHDGAQARLVNLAMGLGLAKEKLIEDPDAAATMVAEAHGEVKLALQELRDLARGIHPAVLTDRGLDAALSSVATRCTVPVKVTVDLVARPAAAIEGIAYFTVSELLQNISKHSGARAASVEVWRSADRLLVQVEDDGRGGARLADGTGMKGLADRLGAVDGLFALDSPVGGPTVVTAELPWRDRTEDQGAGSPP is encoded by the coding sequence ATGACCGAACGACTCTTCAGTGACGACGGCGACGGCGACCGCCTGCCACCTCCCCGCTTCGCCTACGACCGCGCCACCTGGAAGGAGATCGCGCATCTCCTGGCGAACCTGCCGGTGTCGCTGGTCGGGTTCGTCTACGTCGTGACGGTGCTGCTCACCGGCGGGGTGCTGGCGTTGACGGTGATCGGGTTCCCGATGCTGGCGGGCGGGCTGCTCGGCGCGCGGCAGTTGGGGCGGCTGGAACGGGCGCGGGCCAGGAAGCTGCTCGGGGTGCGGATCGAGGAGCCGAGCCCGTTGCCCCGGCGTTCCGGGTTCATGCCGTGGCTGTGGATGACGTTGAAGGACCCGGTGGGCTGGCGCACCGTGCTCTACGAGTTCATACGGCTGCCGTGGGGAGTTCTGACCTTCACCGTCACGTTGATCTCCCTGTTCGTGCTCTGGCCTGTGCTGCCGTTCCTGGCCCGTGGTCTTACGAGCGCCGACCGGGCGATGGTGCGCGCGCTGCTGTCGCCGTCCGACGAACTGGAGCGGCGGATCGCCGAGTTGGAGTCGGATCGCGGGGTCGTGGTGGACACGGCGGCGGCCGATCTGCGGCGCATCGAGCGGGATCTGCACGACGGGGCGCAGGCCAGGCTCGTCAACCTGGCGATGGGGCTCGGGCTGGCCAAGGAGAAGCTGATCGAGGACCCGGACGCGGCGGCGACGATGGTCGCGGAGGCGCACGGCGAGGTGAAGCTGGCGTTGCAGGAGCTGCGGGATCTGGCGCGCGGCATCCATCCGGCCGTGCTGACCGACCGGGGGCTCGACGCGGCGCTCTCGTCGGTGGCCACGCGGTGCACGGTGCCGGTGAAGGTGACCGTCGATCTGGTGGCGCGGCCGGCGGCGGCGATCGAGGGGATCGCCTACTTCACCGTCTCGGAACTGCTCCAGAACATCAGCAAGCACAGTGGTGCGCGGGCGGCCTCGGTGGAGGTGTGGCGGTCGGCCGACCGGTTGCTGGTCCAGGTCGAGGACGACGGCAGGGGCGGGGCGCGGCTGGCGGACGGCACCGGGATGAAGGGGCTCGCGGACCGGCTGGGCGCCGTCGACGGGCTGTTCGCGCTGGACTCGCCGGTCGGCGGCCCGACCGTCGTCACGGCCGAACTGCCGTGGCGGGACAGGACCGAGGACCAGGGCGCCGGCTCCCCGCCGTAG
- a CDS encoding NuoI/complex I 23 kDa subunit family protein, with product MAESQQPARSRIPGSGLAKGLAVTLRTMTRKTVTEQYPDVQPDLPPRSRGVIGLFEENCTVCMLCARECPDWCIYIDSHKETVPAAAPGGRERSRNVLDRFAIDFSLCMYCGICIEVCPFDALFWSPEFEYAETDIRELTHERDKLREWMWTVPAPPALDPAAEEPKEIAAARKTAEKLAAAQAQAEPKEGEA from the coding sequence ATGGCCGAGTCGCAGCAGCCCGCCCGGTCCCGCATCCCAGGCTCCGGCCTCGCCAAGGGTCTCGCCGTCACCCTCCGCACCATGACGAGGAAGACGGTCACCGAGCAGTACCCGGACGTCCAGCCCGACCTCCCGCCCCGCTCCCGCGGCGTCATCGGCCTGTTCGAGGAGAACTGCACGGTCTGCATGCTCTGCGCCCGCGAGTGCCCCGACTGGTGCATCTACATCGACTCCCACAAGGAGACCGTCCCGGCGGCGGCCCCCGGTGGCCGCGAACGCAGCCGCAACGTCCTCGACCGCTTCGCCATCGACTTCTCCCTCTGCATGTACTGCGGTATCTGCATCGAGGTCTGTCCTTTCGACGCCCTGTTCTGGTCACCGGAGTTCGAGTACGCCGAGACCGACATCCGCGAACTCACCCACGAGCGCGACAAGCTCCGCGAGTGGATGTGGACCGTCCCGGCCCCGCCCGCCCTCGACCCGGCCGCCGAGGAACCCAAGGAGATCGCCGCCGCCCGCAAGACCGCGGAGAAGCTGGCCGCGGCCCAGGCCCAGGCCGAGCCGAAGGAGGGGGAGGCGTGA
- a CDS encoding NADH-quinone oxidoreductase subunit C, giving the protein MTNVGWLPAPAADLFGPDATAEESYDVLTVDVPPETWLATLRVARDDLGCTYFDWLSAVDEPGTGFRVSAHVVALTPVRRLLLRTTVPHGTPTLPTAVDLYAGAAWHERETHEMFGVTFEGHPGLDHLLLPDGFEGHPLRKDFVLAARVAKAWPGAKEPGESDHGAPKRRQMLPPGVPDPNEWGPLKGQLPAAPTRPSRTPRATTERPPRRTRTASAPTGTPEATATPDRTEASETTATPAAPATPEAPSTAATPDAPGTRGTSSAPGAPDVPDGPAEPKATSASETPPPATSRPGPRRTRSASQGSASQIARDTEGPAPTEPTGTTGPGAPSETAEPAEPTEAPEPVATPDADQVTPDPSPQAPPRARSGPRRSRSASDGSATQRAATTQPVGEAKPGQDAEPGQGARPEPDAKPEREARPERESRPGRELESTSRPTDTTVKADATGKADSTDKAGTPQPPPKAPRSADAPWHHARPAFDDAPEPRKRPPAPKTPPSDGPPSGTPAANPSAPEETAREETTRETSAPDESTPEESAAEESTPDDSTPEDPTPEDPTPDTPAGGPQ; this is encoded by the coding sequence ATGACGAACGTCGGATGGCTCCCCGCCCCCGCCGCCGACCTCTTCGGCCCGGACGCCACCGCCGAGGAGTCCTACGACGTCCTGACCGTCGACGTACCGCCCGAGACCTGGCTCGCGACCCTGCGCGTGGCCCGCGACGACCTCGGCTGCACCTACTTCGACTGGCTGAGCGCGGTCGACGAACCCGGCACCGGCTTCCGCGTCTCCGCCCACGTCGTCGCCCTCACCCCGGTCCGCCGGCTCCTGCTGCGCACGACGGTCCCGCACGGGACACCGACCCTGCCCACCGCCGTTGACCTCTACGCGGGCGCCGCCTGGCACGAACGCGAGACCCACGAGATGTTCGGCGTCACCTTCGAAGGCCACCCCGGCCTCGACCACCTCCTCCTCCCCGACGGTTTCGAAGGCCACCCCCTGCGCAAGGACTTCGTCCTCGCCGCCCGCGTGGCCAAGGCCTGGCCGGGCGCCAAGGAGCCGGGCGAGTCCGACCACGGCGCTCCCAAACGCCGCCAGATGCTCCCACCGGGCGTACCCGACCCGAACGAGTGGGGCCCCCTCAAGGGCCAACTCCCGGCAGCCCCGACCCGCCCGTCCCGCACCCCGCGCGCCACGACCGAACGGCCGCCCCGCCGCACCCGCACGGCTTCCGCTCCGACGGGAACCCCCGAGGCGACGGCAACCCCCGACCGGACGGAAGCCTCCGAGACGACAGCGACACCGGCCGCCCCGGCGACCCCCGAGGCCCCCTCGACGGCTGCCACGCCCGACGCGCCCGGCACGCGCGGTACGTCCAGCGCACCCGGTGCACCTGACGTCCCGGACGGGCCCGCAGAACCGAAGGCCACGTCGGCCTCCGAGACACCGCCGCCGGCCACCTCCCGCCCCGGCCCCCGCAGGACCCGCTCGGCCTCCCAGGGCTCGGCGAGCCAGATCGCCCGCGACACCGAGGGCCCGGCGCCGACGGAGCCCACGGGGACGACCGGTCCCGGTGCCCCTTCGGAGACGGCCGAGCCGGCTGAGCCCACGGAGGCGCCCGAGCCGGTCGCCACCCCCGACGCCGATCAGGTGACCCCGGACCCGAGCCCCCAGGCACCTCCCCGCGCCCGCTCCGGCCCCCGCCGCTCCCGCAGCGCCTCGGACGGTTCCGCCACCCAACGAGCCGCGACCACCCAGCCGGTGGGGGAGGCGAAGCCTGGGCAGGACGCGGAGCCTGGGCAGGGGGCACGTCCTGAGCCGGACGCGAAGCCTGAGCGGGAGGCGCGTCCTGAGCGGGAGTCGCGGCCAGGGCGAGAGCTGGAGTCGACCTCACGCCCGACCGACACCACCGTCAAGGCCGACGCCACAGGCAAGGCCGACTCCACCGACAAGGCCGGCACCCCGCAGCCCCCGCCGAAGGCCCCGCGCAGCGCGGACGCTCCCTGGCACCACGCCCGCCCCGCCTTCGACGACGCCCCGGAACCGAGGAAGCGCCCGCCCGCTCCGAAGACTCCGCCGTCGGACGGCCCGCCGTCCGGTACCCCGGCCGCCAACCCCTCTGCCCCGGAGGAGACCGCTCGCGAGGAGACCACTCGCGAAACCAGCGCCCCGGACGAATCCACTCCCGAGGAATCCGCTGCCGAGGAATCCACCCCTGACGACTCCACGCCCGAAGATCCCACGCCCGAAGATCCCACCCCCGACACCCCCGCCGGAGGCCCGCAGTGA